The Metallosphaera hakonensis JCM 8857 = DSM 7519 genome includes the window ATCAGCATAACGGGTGAATTTACGGCCTGGGGCATCGGTTATATATTCGTTTTGATCTAAAGATATAACGTAACAACCCAGTCTTTCAAGATCACTTGTTACGGCTCCTGTGCCTGTCCCTACTTCAAGAATCCTACAACCAGGAAAAATTTTCATTTTAGATAAAACAATGGCCCTAATCTCTTGTTTTGTGGGTCCAGGTATATCGCATTCGAATAGTTTGTCATCGAATAGGGGAAACATTAGCTTTCTGTAAAATATAACCCATTAATCTTTAATATTATTGGAGTCGTCACAGTTCTATTACCAATAATAGCTGATAATGCAGTCAAGGACCCGCTATCTAATTCAAACGATGTCCTGAATATGGACTTGCCGATTATAACTTCCTGGATATTCGCATTTAGAGAGCCATAGTTGTAAACGTAAATATTACTTGTGGAATTCGATAATTTAATTATTTTAATTTTTATTTCTAATTGAAGTATTTCATTGGAAATTAACTGATTAGTCGTGGTTTTTTCTGCACTATTTATCTCATGATAATAATATAGAAGGGGTCCGCTTAAAGATAAAACAATTATCGTAACTAGAAGAGCTGAAAAAATCTCTGATGCTCCTTTTCTATTTCTAACGAATTTCATTGGTTCACCGCCAAGACATTGGAGATAGTATCGTAGAGTTGACCATTCTGCGTTTGGGCTATAACCACGACAGAGTAATAATTACCTGAAACGATATTACTTATTGCGGTGAGGTTCTGTACTTCTTCTCCAGGTTGCAAAATTATATTAATCGGAATTCTGTCGTTAGTTCCGTTTCCTGTTATGTCAATATATTCCACATGGAGAGCTACATTTCCATTATTTTTTAGTGTATATTGCAAATATCCAAAACCTCCGGTTGAAGACAGTAACTCATATTGAGTGTAAAGATTTTCATTTGTGGAAAGATTATTGAATAAACCTCTGCTATAACCAAACAAAAGCCCTCCTAGGGCTAGAGTAATTGATATTATTAATATGGTTCCCAGAATAGAAGACACACCTTTTCTTGTTTTCAAATTGATCACCTTATGTATGTGTCATAAAATTAATCCGGGTGGGATGAATGAAAGTAAGAGGGTAATTATGGAGACAACGATATACAGCGGAGGGTTCAGCAAGGAGAATCTATAAATCTTTGAGTACAAGGCTGAGAGCACGAGACTGTATCCTAAGTTAATCAGATTGATTGTGGTTGTGGGGAAATTGGAGATAGCTGACATGGACGAAGTGGCGAACCAAAAGAGAAATGGAGTTATGATCGCTAAACCTGTAAATGTTCTAAGTTCCCTTTGGATTTTCATTCTCGAAAGGATTATAGATTCCACTAAATCACTTAGCTCCTGTACAACCCTCACGCCTTCTATTCCTTTCTTATCTAATATGTTGAGTATTTCAAAGACTAATTTAATCTGATCGTTAGAGACGTCATCAGCTCTCATTTCTTCTCCTAGTGCAATTTTTTTCCTTATATTATTTATAACCTTAATCGTAACCTTCTCTAAGCCCACATTTCTCAGGTCAATTCTCTCCAATGATGTTCTAATACTATATCCTATCTTAGCATAATCTGATATCTCTCTCAGTAATTTCGGTAGATCTCTGAGAATTTTATCTTGATTTATTTGATTAGAAAAAGATGGATATAGAGCAATCTGAATAGCTATCACTTCTAGAACTATCCTATACAATATATTCAAAGGAATAAAGAGAAGAATAAAGGATCCTAAAAGAGCAATTGCCTGAACTCTACTAATCTTAATGTGATGACCTAGCTTAGGCTGTGAAGAGGATATCCAGAGATAGAGAGCCGGAGAAGTGATCAATGGGACTAAAAGAAGGACAGTGTTATTTCCCCCGCTTAGTCCTTGGAACCCTATTACAATTATAGGAACTAGAAGAAAAATGGAGAACATCACTTCTACGATCTCGGAGGACCGGGCAACATATGATGTAAAGGACTCTCTCATGTTTTCCATCAGTCTGTTTAGCAGTTCAATGGATCGTTGACTAATAGATACTCCAGTGTACTGTGAGGAGATTGCAATTGAATATATCATAGATATTGCGTGACCCTGAATTATCTTAAGCCTATGTTGGATTGCGGTCATAAAGGACTCACCTAGAAACAGATTATATTTTCTAATTGCATCAAATTCCTTTTTTAACTCTACAAAGTAACTTGATTGAAGAATATCATTGAAAGCATCTCCTAGTCCGCGTCCCAGTGTTGTGTTCAGATAAAGTATAATTGCGAAAGGTAAGATTTCCATATTTAATTTCGAGAGGTATTCTTGTTTTTTGATAATTGTGTATATAACAGGATAAAAGTAGATAAATACTGCTAGAATTATTAATGGTAAAAAATAATACCCAAATAGAAGAATTGTTACGCCACATATAATCACTAGAAGGAGTAAGGGAAGCCAAATTTTTCTTGAGATTGCCTCGATCGTCTCTATGTCTCCACCATATATGTCAATACTGGACTTAATAGTGTGATAGAATAGTTTTAGTGAAGAGATTTTAGAAAGAAATCCTATATTTCCTATGTAATTAAGTAAGGAAACAATGATATTAATCAATTTATCTAATGGGTTTTTAGATTGTAGCTGTTGCATATATGCTCATTCCTCTATAGAATTTCCCTATTTCCTCCTGTATGACTCCATTATCGACAATATTTGAATCTATTAGATTGGTTAGAAATTGCTTTCTTTTATTCAATTCGTTTAATAAGTCGCTTTCTCTATAACCATAGGTCGTTTGAATATATTTAAGCTTTTCAGATGTCTTTAATATTTTAGAGAAATCGTTGGGCTCATATCTTTTAGTCTTAAATGAATACCATAAAATTCTTTTAAATCTTATCTTACCGTTAGTTTTTTGAGTTTCGTAAATCGCGTTGATCGCCTTAATAACTTTACCATCAGAGAGCCTTCTGCCTACCAGGATAAATCCCCAAATACTATTTAGAAACATAATGGCTAACTCCTTCGGTAACAAACTCACTACTCTAGTAACGACATCGGAGGGTTTGCCTCCATGAAAGGTGCTAAAAGAACCATGACCTGACGATGAGGCATGAATCAAAGTTTCGATTTCTTTTCCCCTGACCTCTCCGATGATTAAATAATCTGGTCTATATCTTAGGGCGAGTCTAGATAAATCTCCAATTGAAACATCATAGGTCGAGGCTAGACTCTGCCTAGAGAAGAATCTTATCCAGTTTTTTCCAATTAGATTTAGTTCTGGAGTGTCTTCTATACTCAAAATCTTTGAATCTGGGCTAGTAAAATTTAATAATGCGTTGAGCATAGTTGTTTTTCCTGATCCAGTAGATCCGACTATAAGGTAGAACGGTTTATACTCCATTAATAACCAAAGGTATGACGCCATTTCGACACTTAAGGAATTGGATTTTATTAGTTCTACTAGAGATATTGGGGAAACTGGAAATTTTCTGATGTCGAAAGTGGAACCTGGATTCGAGATTTCGTTCGATATGGTTGCGGCAACTCTATGTCCTTCAGGGAGAGAGAATTCAAGATAGGGTTTGGCTATACTTACAGATTTACTGGCTCTTGTAGCTAATTTCTCAATTATTTTGAGAATTTCTTCTTCCCTATTTATTACTATGTTAGTATATAATCTTATATAATTGGAGTATTTCCTATGTATAACGGTGATCGGAAGTCCTGGCCCCATACACTCAATCTCCTCTATGTCTGGATCGGAGATAGGAACAGTTATTTCGTCATAAAGCAGTTTCTTTTTTAATTCATACATTGCCTTCTCAGTTAGGGAACGATCTAGATTTTTCTTTGTAATAATTTCAATTAATTTAGATTCTGCTTCTGTTGTTGTCTTGGAGCTGAAATAAACCTCGTCAAGAATAGAGTTTACTATGTTTTGCTCTGTATTATCAGACTTTTTCTTTTCTACTATATAAAGTCCCCTTCCATCATCGTCGATAATCGAAACCTTATTTCCGAGAATTGAGTATTCTTCAAGTATCCGTCTACCCATGTTGTTCGCCAAGACCGAATTAAAAAAAGAGGTCACGGTACACCGGCAGTTTCAGTTAACTCTTGCAAAGTTAATGCAGATCTAACTGCAGTCATCAAACTCAAAGTAACCGAGTTTATTATAAAACGTTTTTCTATGACTAAATTTCCTAGTATAATTTTCATGATGATGGTATTATAGGCTGGATCGAGGGGGAAGAAAACATGAGCCTTAAAGCCAGTATACACATAAGTGGAGTAGTAAATTTGAATAATTGTATCTACATTTAAAATTGGAATTATATGAAGGTAATTTCCCTCTATCCAAATCTTGGGCATCTGTATCATTGAATCTTTAATATTAATTTCTATAAAGGGATTAGATTGTTCCACTATTTTTATATTAATATTTCCAGTTTTACTGCTTTCTCCCTGATTATAAGACTTAATCAAAATTTTTTGGTTATATGTAGGATGAATTCCAATATCATCCCAAAAGAATAACTCATTCTCATATCTCTTAATTTCAGCGATAATGTTTCCCTTATTAACAACAATCTTCCTCATATTAAGGGGCTTTTTAACTTTAACTATAGGAATTATGCAACTAACACTTGAAATTACTATGTCCTTGAACAGTAATTCTAGCTTTAGTTCAACTATTTTAGATTTAATCCATCTTATTTCCATTGGAATCTTAATATTCCCATCTTTATCGAGCTTTATTATCTTAGTAACTGAACCTAAAGATATTCTCAATCTTATTTCAGAATCAACTCTTCTGGACAACCTTAATTTTCCGATAAGAATTGAATTACCATCTCCTTCCTTTACCTTTCCATTGTTTTCTGCGAGAAACAGCTTGCCTGTGAAGTCTATGTTTATGGGGGGTGAGTTAGTCTTGAAACTTATTGGAGCTTCAATGAAATCCGACGATAGAGTTATCCCCTCACTATCATTAGATCCTAGATATTCAATCCTTTCATGAATGGCCGAATTTATTTCCTTATTTAAGGTAACCAATAGATCTCCTTTGGTTAAAGAGTAACCCAAAGGGTATCTAATCAATAGTTTTCCCTCAGAATCGTGGGAAACTAGAACTTCCTGAGTGTTAACTAGGTCAATTACGATCACCTTATTATTTGCCAGTAGAACGGCTTTTTTTCTATCTAAGCCAGTTATACTTTCTTTCAACGAGAAAACAGGACTCAGGGTACGGTCTAAAATTATAGATTTTCTTGGATAAGCTAGAGCTATGAAGGAATCGCTTCCGTCACTCTTTAACGGGTCGATTTTACCTAGATCTTTCCATACTCCTTGAAAATAATATCTTGCGACACCATCACAACTTCCCAATATCCAACCTTGCCCTTTAGAAATTAAATCGAAATTTTCATTACATAGACCTATTATCCTTTCATTGAATATTACCTTATTTTGAAGATCCTGATATATTAATTCATTTTTTTCTAAATTAGCTATAATTCCTCTCACGTCTAATGTTTTCTTGGAGCCATCCCATGTAAGAACATCTGTAGATTCATCCTTAACAAGCGAGATTCCAAGTTTTGTGATTCCAATTTTCTTAACATCATCAAATATATATTCCTTATTTCTATAAAAAAGCACTGTCTTAGAATTTTCCTTTAGGAAAGCTACATTTAATCGTTTTCCGAAAAAGGAAAATTGCTCTCCTTCATATATGTACTTATCCTTAACTCCAAGGATTGGTCTAATTTCGTCATGAACACTTACGAAATTGATTAACCAGGCCCTTTGACATTCGTCCTCTAAACATTTATGTATATTCTCCTTTCCATCGATTACCTCAACGAGAGCATTTCCTCTTTGATATCTCCAGATATCCCCCTTGATGCTGAAACTAGGATAAAGCTGTATGTCTGGCTGCGTTATTGCCGATGTAATTAAAGAAAAATTACTGTCTTTTTTAAATATCATTCCTTCAATTTCAAAGGGAAGATCTATCTGGTGGATCTCCTCCACTCTGGGTAATTTCACGACACGGGCTATCTATGTTAAATATGAGGGGGTTTAATGAAAATAACTTTCAATCCATTATCGTCTATGTTCATCAGATCCATAATGCTCCCTCTATAAATTCTTTGACTCTCTAGAGTTAAATCCAGGCAAACGCTCATCTCCACTGTTGAACCGATATAACTCATTAGTTTTCTCGCCGTCTGGCCTACATTGAGATTAGGCTCAGGTAAAATGAAAACACCAAGACCTATCTCCAAAGCGAGTTTAATTTTATCATAATTTTTACCATATCTTGTTGAGAGTAGTACACTATCAATAAGCGGCTCATGGATAAGGGAGGCGCATCTTTGAATAGAACTTATACCTGGCTCTATTTGGGAATTCGAAAAGAATTTTCCTAACCCAGCAATCATTGGATCCCCTGTTGATAGTAGATATGTTCCCTCTTCATCTCCCACAGACTTGATCATAGCGTAAAATTTTTCGTTCTCGTCCAGTTCGATAAGTTCGGCCCTCGTGTAAGGCCTTATCATTCTAAGTATTCTTTCAGTTGCAATAACTTTTTTGGCGGTTGCTAATTCTTTGACTAACTTAAGCGTTAAATACTCTGGATTCCCTGGGCCAGCACCGAAGATCTTAGGCCAAGAATTTGAATGCCTCCTCAGATTTCCCAACTATTTCACCTTCCATGTCTACTAAAATACAATGTACTTTTGCTTTACCTTCAATCAAATTTGTAGAATTTTCTACAATTCTATTGGCAATATCATTAAAGATGACATCAGCCTTGTAATGCCTTAATATGTTTAAGGCATCATCCGTGGTTTTAGCATTTAGTATCCTCTTTAGATCCTCATGAGAAACACCGTGTTTTGCAGCATATGCAGTTATGATTTCTAACCGACCGTCTCCGTATTTATAATGGGTATTCCATATTCCGATTGCGCTTTTTATCAACTTCCCCATATGACCATATAACAATATCTCCCTGAAGCCCCTCTTAGCTGCCGCCTTTAACATGCCTCCAGTGAAAATGGCCATCTGAACTATGGATCTCTCATCTACCCTCAACTTCCTTCTTGCACTAGTCTCTCCTATATTTCCTGGGACTAATACGACGTAATCCAAACCATAATTTCGAGCTACGTCCAACTGTTCCACCATAGATGCGAACCATGAAATTAAACTCATTGGCTTTACAATTCCGCTTGTACCTAGAATGGAAACCCCACCCTCAATCCCAAGTTTTGGGTTAAATGTCTTCCTCGATATACTATCCCCTCTAGGTATGATTACCTCTATCTCTGCTCCAAATTTCTCCCCCAGGACTTCCTTAAGGTTATCAATAAGTTGCTTTCGCGGTACAGGATTTATTGCTGGCTCTCCTGGCTTTACCGGTAAGCCCTTATTTATAACTAAACCTAAACCTCGAATCGCCTTTAACGTAATGAAACCTATATCATTGTTCAATCTCATTCTGACAATAATTTCCATACCATTGGTATCATCTGGGTCATCCCCTCCGTTTTTCGTTACCGATGATTCGCACCACTCTCCATCAACTTTTACGTAGTTTAGAGGAATCTCCAGTCTCAGGCCAATTGGAGTAGACACTACTACTGCGTCTTTCATTTCTCCCTTAAGCGCATGGGCACACCCCTTCGAAGCAGCGGATAAGGCAGTGCCGGTAGTAAAACCCATTTTTAGTACCTTTCTTTTGGCAGATTTAGCATTGGATAGAGAAGGCGATACAGGCTGATAATCTAGTGGTATCCTTACGCTCAAAAGTCTTCACTCCCCCTAAAAGTTGCAATAAAGAAATCTTCCGTATCATCAAGATAACTGAAGAATCTTATGAAACGAGAACTTACCCTATCCTGATGGGAAGAGCTGCGACCCTGAATCTCGGTGTCAATTAACCTGTTGGAGAACTTCTCCAAGATCAATTCTCCCTCTTCTGGAAAAATAGAACAGACAGAATATACGCCTTTTTTAAAACGAAGTTTAAGCGCTTCGCTAAGCATTGATTCTTGAATTTTAGCGAAATGGAGAACCTTTTCAGGTGTACGAAGACTCAGAAGGATTGATGGATCCTTGGAAATCAATCCCGAGGTAGTACACGGAGCGTCTACTAGGACCTTGTCGGCTCTAATAATGGAGTTCATCGTAGAATCCTGATTCACTATATCTACCCTCGTTAGATTTACTCCGTATTTTAGCAATAAATCTCTCTCCTTTGCAATTCGATCCTCGTCTAATTCAGCAAGCACTAGTTCCACGTCTCCCTCAGTAATTTCATAGATCAGTTCAGCTTTCAATCCAGGGGCTGAAGCCATCTCAAATATGAGGTCCCCTCTCTCTGGTTTTAATGCCTCAACAACAGCTACACTTGCCTTATCCTGTATTATTACTTTATATTCCTTGAATTCCTCTGTTTTTGTAATATTCCCTGAAATCACTTTATAGATATACTTGAAACTCGTATCTCTCTCAAAGATTATTCCTTTACTTTCTAGCGATTTAAGTACCTTATCTTCATCGCCTTTAATCCTGTTTATTCTAAACCATTGGGCAGTCCCTGATCTTAGAGCTGTAACGTAACTTTCAAAATTAACTAAGTTTCGAAGTCTTCTCTCCATCCAACCTGGTAATGTGACTTCTGCACCCTCCTTTAGAAACGAAATTACCTTTTTCTTACGTGAACGTCCCTTGAGACCATAATAAGCAAGAACTAATTTCCTAGATAGTTCGAAAAGTTCATCGTAGTTTGCATTTTTTATTTTTCTAAATTGTTTGGTCTTTTTGAATGAAATTGGAAGTGGTTGTCCCTTTTCTATGAAGTATAACACCGTTGATAGAAAATCCACTACGTCACTCAATTTCCATCAGGGCTCTTGTAATGCTAACTCCCAGGGCTACTCCTCCCTTTACACTTATATTAGTGATGAACTCGACCTTGCTTTGTCTCGCTAACCTCAACTTCGCACTAATAGCATTTACTAGACCTACTGGAACCCCTATAACCAATCCTGGCCTTGCACCTGAATCTATTAGGTCGAGGAGTTTTTCCAAGGCTAAGGGACTAGTCCCTATTAGCACCGCCCTACCATTAATCTCACTAGCCCAACCTTCTACAATATCTTGGGACATGTATCTATTATTTTTAACTATAGGTTCCTTATATATTCCTAAATTTCCCAGTGCTACTTTGGCCATTCTTGTATCCACTAGGATACCTTTTCTAATAAGTTTAGGACCCACAGTTAATGCCTCTTTTGAGAACCTCAAAGTTCCCACAAGATCTAGATCTCCTGTACTTCTGACTGCCCTAGATACTACCTTTGCCTCTCTCGGGTCTAAAAGGTCCAATACCTCACCTAGAACGCTTCTAACTCTTCGTTCTCCCTCAATGGCGATATTATCCATGTCAGTCATTACTAGATCATATCAAGGTTAATATGAGGCGACTATAAAATGTGAACGCCACAATATCCTCAATGAAAGACGAGTTTATCTTGCTTCTATTTATTGCCATTATTATATTTTTCAAGGATTCGTATCTAGTCGACCTGCTTTATTTACCTAGCATTTATTTCATTATAAAACTAATACGAATGGTAAGATCTTCTAAGATCTCTAAAGTATAGAATACTTATTGTTTGAACATAAGCCGACCTCTCTACATACATCGAAGAAACATTCTACCCCCTTTCTCCCTTTCAGTCCTAGTTCCTTGGAATATTGTGGGATCGCGTTTTGAGAGGCCATAATTGAGGCTGACTCTCTTATTGCAATTTTTATCTTAGCAATGTCAGCCTCATCCAGGTTCACCGCAATTAACTTTAGTATGATCGGTGCATCGTTACATTTTTTTCTCCAATATGCGGTCAAATCCTCATCTACTTCATCCGTACTAACGTAACACTCGCAGTCGCTTCCTCGGCTCACTGTCAGTTTAGTTTCAAACATCTTTAAATAATAATATTCAGTAGAATTTGAACTGCTAACACAAACTTTGTCATTACATTTTCCCTTTAATCCTATTCTATCTGTTACCTTCGCAGCATTGGATAGAAATTTGATATCTTGAATGTAATTGATGAGAGGAAGAGGTACGTAAATTAAGTCAAACTTGGAGAACATAAATTTAAGCTCGTCTTCCTTTACTTTGATAGTTTCAAGAACTACATCCCTGTTTATTTTGCCTTCAAGTAATGGTTTGAGTGGAACCAAGTCAGTTTCTGTAGAATATCCTAGGGTTAACTTCACGATTAGACATTTAGCTTCTTATCGTCTATTAAGCTTAGATGAATGAGAGAGAAGTCAATACTTTGATTGTAGGGGCCGGTTACTCTGGGCTTAACACGTATTATGCAGTTAACAAGGAAGCCCACGTGGTATCTATGGATAATGTCTTTAAATTCAGAACCGCTGAACTCAGAAAAATAGTTAATACAGGAATCAAATCTGAGGTTCCTGTTCCTTTCGTTGCAAAAAACAAGGTATTAGATATAGATGTTTCCTCTAGGCTAGCGGTGTTAGAAGGGGAAAAGATATACGCCGAAAACTTAGTAATTACACCTGGATGCCTGAGGAGTAATTGGGGGAAGGTTATAGAAAATGCATTATCTAGTTCGTATATTTCCCTAGGGACTGAAGACGAGAAAGACGAATATCTTCTTCTGCAGTTAGCCTTTTACCTTAAAAAAATCGGGAAGAACGTAAGGATCCAAACTTCGTATCTGAAATGGCTCGGTGAGCCCGTAGAATCTATAGTAAGGAGTCTTGCAGATCAAGTAGGTATCAGTTACACAGAGAGACCAGAATTTATAATAGAAGAATGTGTTCCTTCCCATCCATTTTCCTTCTATCAACCAAATGAGTTCATGGAAATAGCAGACCGTGTATACGTTGCTGGGGACATAGTGAAGGGATGGCCTAAGTTAGGAGAGCTTGCCATGAGGACCGGCATGTATGTTGGGAAGAGAATCAATGGTTTTTCAAGAAGTTTTGAACCAATATTTATCTTTATATTAGATGCAGGAAATGGGTTTGGACTACATATCAGATCAAATAAACCTTGGGGAGGGAATCTAGTTTCAGTAAAGGGATCCAGGATTAGACCACTTCTTAAAAGATTCATTGAAAGGTACTATATTTGGACAAAGGGTAGAATGGGATTTTTAGTTAACCTGTAAGAACACCCAGGGACCTGGGGGGTGTCTGGGGGACATCGTCCTCCAACATGAGGTCCCTGAGTGTCCCATATAAACA containing:
- the upsF gene encoding membrane pilin protein UpsF, with translation MQQLQSKNPLDKLINIIVSLLNYIGNIGFLSKISSLKLFYHTIKSSIDIYGGDIETIEAISRKIWLPLLLLVIICGVTILLFGYYFLPLIILAVFIYFYPVIYTIIKKQEYLSKLNMEILPFAIILYLNTTLGRGLGDAFNDILQSSYFVELKKEFDAIRKYNLFLGESFMTAIQHRLKIIQGHAISMIYSIAISSQYTGVSISQRSIELLNRLMENMRESFTSYVARSSEIVEVMFSIFLLVPIIVIGFQGLSGGNNTVLLLVPLITSPALYLWISSSQPKLGHHIKISRVQAIALLGSFILLFIPLNILYRIVLEVIAIQIALYPSFSNQINQDKILRDLPKLLREISDYAKIGYSIRTSLERIDLRNVGLEKVTIKVINNIRKKIALGEEMRADDVSNDQIKLVFEILNILDKKGIEGVRVVQELSDLVESIILSRMKIQRELRTFTGLAIITPFLFWFATSSMSAISNFPTTTINLINLGYSLVLSALYSKIYRFSLLNPPLYIVVSIITLLLSFIPPGLIL
- a CDS encoding precorrin-8X methylmutase, producing MTDMDNIAIEGERRVRSVLGEVLDLLDPREAKVVSRAVRSTGDLDLVGTLRFSKEALTVGPKLIRKGILVDTRMAKVALGNLGIYKEPIVKNNRYMSQDIVEGWASEINGRAVLIGTSPLALEKLLDLIDSGARPGLVIGVPVGLVNAISAKLRLARQSKVEFITNISVKGGVALGVSITRALMEIE
- a CDS encoding cobalt-precorrin-7 (C(5))-methyltransferase, whose product is MGNLRRHSNSWPKIFGAGPGNPEYLTLKLVKELATAKKVIATERILRMIRPYTRAELIELDENEKFYAMIKSVGDEEGTYLLSTGDPMIAGLGKFFSNSQIEPGISSIQRCASLIHEPLIDSVLLSTRYGKNYDKIKLALEIGLGVFILPEPNLNVGQTARKLMSYIGSTVEMSVCLDLTLESQRIYRGSIMDLMNIDDNGLKVIFIKPPHI
- a CDS encoding RsmB/NOP family class I SAM-dependent RNA methyltransferase yields the protein MDFLSTVLYFIEKGQPLPISFKKTKQFRKIKNANYDELFELSRKLVLAYYGLKGRSRKKKVISFLKEGAEVTLPGWMERRLRNLVNFESYVTALRSGTAQWFRINRIKGDEDKVLKSLESKGIIFERDTSFKYIYKVISGNITKTEEFKEYKVIIQDKASVAVVEALKPERGDLIFEMASAPGLKAELIYEITEGDVELVLAELDEDRIAKERDLLLKYGVNLTRVDIVNQDSTMNSIIRADKVLVDAPCTTSGLISKDPSILLSLRTPEKVLHFAKIQESMLSEALKLRFKKGVYSVCSIFPEEGELILEKFSNRLIDTEIQGRSSSHQDRVSSRFIRFFSYLDDTEDFFIATFRGSEDF
- the upsB gene encoding pilin subunit UpsB — translated: MKFVRNRKGASEIFSALLVTIIVLSLSGPLLYYYHEINSAEKTTTNQLISNEILQLEIKIKIIKLSNSTSNIYVYNYGSLNANIQEVIIGKSIFRTSFELDSGSLTALSAIIGNRTVTTPIILKINGLYFTES
- the upsA gene encoding pilin subunit UpsA; this encodes MKTRKGVSSILGTILIISITLALGGLLFGYSRGLFNNLSTNENLYTQYELLSSTGGFGYLQYTLKNNGNVALHVEYIDITGNGTNDRIPINIILQPGEEVQNLTAISNIVSGNYYSVVVIAQTQNGQLYDTISNVLAVNQ
- a CDS encoding NAD(P)/FAD-dependent oxidoreductase, which gives rise to MNEREVNTLIVGAGYSGLNTYYAVNKEAHVVSMDNVFKFRTAELRKIVNTGIKSEVPVPFVAKNKVLDIDVSSRLAVLEGEKIYAENLVITPGCLRSNWGKVIENALSSSYISLGTEDEKDEYLLLQLAFYLKKIGKNVRIQTSYLKWLGEPVESIVRSLADQVGISYTERPEFIIEECVPSHPFSFYQPNEFMEIADRVYVAGDIVKGWPKLGELAMRTGMYVGKRINGFSRSFEPIFIFILDAGNGFGLHIRSNKPWGGNLVSVKGSRIRPLLKRFIERYYIWTKGRMGFLVNL
- the cbiD gene encoding cobalt-precorrin-5B (C(1))-methyltransferase CbiD, with amino-acid sequence MSVRIPLDYQPVSPSLSNAKSAKRKVLKMGFTTGTALSAASKGCAHALKGEMKDAVVVSTPIGLRLEIPLNYVKVDGEWCESSVTKNGGDDPDDTNGMEIIVRMRLNNDIGFITLKAIRGLGLVINKGLPVKPGEPAINPVPRKQLIDNLKEVLGEKFGAEIEVIIPRGDSISRKTFNPKLGIEGGVSILGTSGIVKPMSLISWFASMVEQLDVARNYGLDYVVLVPGNIGETSARRKLRVDERSIVQMAIFTGGMLKAAAKRGFREILLYGHMGKLIKSAIGIWNTHYKYGDGRLEIITAYAAKHGVSHEDLKRILNAKTTDDALNILRHYKADVIFNDIANRIVENSTNLIEGKAKVHCILVDMEGEIVGKSEEAFKFLA
- a CDS encoding type II/IV secretion system ATPase subunit, encoding MGRRILEEYSILGNKVSIIDDDGRGLYIVEKKKSDNTEQNIVNSILDEVYFSSKTTTEAESKLIEIITKKNLDRSLTEKAMYELKKKLLYDEITVPISDPDIEEIECMGPGLPITVIHRKYSNYIRLYTNIVINREEEILKIIEKLATRASKSVSIAKPYLEFSLPEGHRVAATISNEISNPGSTFDIRKFPVSPISLVELIKSNSLSVEMASYLWLLMEYKPFYLIVGSTGSGKTTMLNALLNFTSPDSKILSIEDTPELNLIGKNWIRFFSRQSLASTYDVSIGDLSRLALRYRPDYLIIGEVRGKEIETLIHASSSGHGSFSTFHGGKPSDVVTRVVSLLPKELAIMFLNSIWGFILVGRRLSDGKVIKAINAIYETQKTNGKIRFKRILWYSFKTKRYEPNDFSKILKTSEKLKYIQTTYGYRESDLLNELNKRKQFLTNLIDSNIVDNGVIQEEIGKFYRGMSIYATATI
- the upsX gene encoding protein UpsX, coding for MEEIHQIDLPFEIEGMIFKKDSNFSLITSAITQPDIQLYPSFSIKGDIWRYQRGNALVEVIDGKENIHKCLEDECQRAWLINFVSVHDEIRPILGVKDKYIYEGEQFSFFGKRLNVAFLKENSKTVLFYRNKEYIFDDVKKIGITKLGISLVKDESTDVLTWDGSKKTLDVRGIIANLEKNELIYQDLQNKVIFNERIIGLCNENFDLISKGQGWILGSCDGVARYYFQGVWKDLGKIDPLKSDGSDSFIALAYPRKSIILDRTLSPVFSLKESITGLDRKKAVLLANNKVIVIDLVNTQEVLVSHDSEGKLLIRYPLGYSLTKGDLLVTLNKEINSAIHERIEYLGSNDSEGITLSSDFIEAPISFKTNSPPINIDFTGKLFLAENNGKVKEGDGNSILIGKLRLSRRVDSEIRLRISLGSVTKIIKLDKDGNIKIPMEIRWIKSKIVELKLELLFKDIVISSVSCIIPIVKVKKPLNMRKIVVNKGNIIAEIKRYENELFFWDDIGIHPTYNQKILIKSYNQGESSKTGNINIKIVEQSNPFIEINIKDSMIQMPKIWIEGNYLHIIPILNVDTIIQIYYSTYVYTGFKAHVFFPLDPAYNTIIMKIILGNLVIEKRFIINSVTLSLMTAVRSALTLQELTETAGVP